A genomic region of Gossypium hirsutum isolate 1008001.06 chromosome D01, Gossypium_hirsutum_v2.1, whole genome shotgun sequence contains the following coding sequences:
- the LOC121213660 gene encoding uncharacterized protein, which yields MALEWVVLGYTAGAEAIMLLLLTVPGLDGLRKGLIAVTRNLLKPFMSVVPFCLFLLMDIYWKYETRPTCDADSCTPSEYLRHQKSIMKSQRNALLIAAALILYWLLYSVTNLVVKIEQLNQRVERLKNRD from the coding sequence ATGGCTCTAGAATGGGTAGTGCTAGGCTACACCGCCGGCGCTGAAGCCATCATGTTGCTCCTCCTCACAGTTCCAGGCCTTGACGGACTCCGCAAGGGCTTGATCGCCGTCACACGTAACCTCCTCAAGCCCTTCATGTCGGTGGTTCCTTTCTGCCTCTTCCTCCTCATGGATATATACTGGAAATACGAGACGCGTCCTACCTGTGACGCCGATTCCTGTACCCCTTCCGAATATCTCCGTCACCAGAAATCCATCATGAAGAGCCAGCGCAACGCGCTTCTCATCGCTGCAGCTCTTATTTTGTACTGGCTTCTTTACTCTGTTACTAACCTTGTTGTTAAGATCGAGCAGTTGAATCAGCGAGTTGAGAGGCTTAAGAATCGCGATTGA